A stretch of DNA from Polyodon spathula isolate WHYD16114869_AA chromosome 20, ASM1765450v1, whole genome shotgun sequence:
aactaaatgtgtgtctttttgagaggattatttgtttttttaagtctcaCTCTTTTCTCCCAACTGTCCTCAAGTGCTTCGGATACCACTGGGCTGCACGGCCCTTGTGGGGCCTCTGTCTGACTGGGCTAGCTCTCGTAAGCTCTGCTGCAGCAGTGGACCAAGCCGACCCTGACTCTCCTCTAGTCAACCCCATACAATCCAACCCATCTCCATTAGAACTCCAGCAGCCACACCGATTCTCAGAGGAGAGTGGTGGCTGGGGCGGAGTCCTCGGCTGTTGTCTCCGGTCACTTGTCTCCGTGGCTGCTAGCAGAGGATGGACACCCCCTGGGCAGTGACCAGCTGACCTGTGGTGGGGTCGTAGGTCCCGGCCAGGTAGTAGAGGTCCTGGCCATTGTGGTGCTTCCTGCCTTGGCTTAGGCATTCGTACTCCTCAAGGGTTACCACCTGGCACTTGTGAGAGATGGTCTGCACGTCGTTCTCGTCTTCGTGGCAAGACTGGTAGAGGGCGTGCTGGGGTACATGAAGAAAAAGAATGCTTTACAATTGGTTGGGTTTTTTCCCCCTCTACCTTGCGCCCTAGAGGTTTCTAAATGCAGcctggtttgtttgttgttggAAAACAGCAGAACAGAGTGAATCACAAGCCACTCCCAATGAGAATCTGTAGAAAATGCCTTGTTTGCAGTAAAAGCATGGCATTTAAGGAGAAGCAGCTTGAAGCTTCCTCTGCATGGCAATCCCTGTTCAGTCTCTCATCTGGGTTTACTCTGTCCATGGATTATAGACGTGATGCAATTACAAAACCACACATAATAAAGGAGAAATTACCACTAATTGGTCATTATCTCTAGAGCCATTTATCATTGTTACAATTATAGAGGGAGATTACTATATTAGGAAAATACCAAACCCTGTATAAATGGAGGAATTCTTCTCCcctaaaaatgtttatttaatttattgagtTGTAATtgctcaaatattgtgtttaattgaGCCTGTGTTACATATTTCCAGGGAGGGAACTAGGATTCCCGTTCCAGTTTTcaatacgagcttgattagccacagtgtacagggaacaaactcaggtgtgtcttattaaactcaaagtaaaaccaagaatggaaaCTCAGATCAAAGCCCCTTAACCGGGTATAAAAACCATTAGATTAAACAAAGAACAGGACCTCGGTGCCTGCGCTTCCTCACCCTGCCGTCGCGGTGTCTCTTGCCCAGCTTGGTCTCTTCAGGATGGTAGAACCACTTGACCTTGACCACCATGTTGCTGGCCCAGGACTCCCAGAAGCTCTCGATTCGGCCGATGTAGGGGAGGTGCGGCCGGCCAGCGGACAGGAAGACAGCGCAGTCTCCCACGTGCACTGCCTCCTTCCCTCGCACGATCGCCTTGTAGAATAGCTTCCTGGCCTTTCCCTTCATGCCTCGCCTCTGCAACAGCCACGGTGCGTCCGTTACTTACTGTATATTCAAAATATACCTAACCCACATGAACACATCCTAGAATTTACAATCTAGTGCCAGATTTTTACAGCAAAGCGTTATATTTCTTTCAACAAGCAGCCACTCCTGCATGCTCCACGACTCATGATATGGTCAAACTGTAATAAACTGGTTAGACAAATTTGTCGGCTCATACCTTCGTCGGCGAATAAACTTTTAGTGAAAAGCGAACCCCTGAAGTAAGGCCTACCTGAGTGGGGTTCCCAGACCACCTCCAGAGCTGCCTGGCAGGCAGAAAGTTGGAGATCTTGGGCCCGTTGTCGACGGAGAGCAGCCTCTGCCTCTTGGCGAGGTCCTTGGCTGTCTTTGAGGAGGAGCTGGGGCTCTCTTTCCTCTTTAGTGGCTTGCTGTTGCTAACTGTCATGGCCTTGGCCACGAAGGAGCCAGCGTTGGCTGGCGGCTCCGGGGGCTGCAGCAGGGCGGTGGGGACTGAGGGGTGGGAGGAGAGGCAGGACTGGAGCAGCAGGGTGGAGTCCTCCTCGTCCTCTGAGCTATAGGAGGAATCGTTGTCGGAGGAGCacaggctggagctggagagtgAGCCAGAGCTGGAGGAGCTGGAAGACACAGAGGAGGTGGAGGAGACTGAGAGCTGCGACAGGAAGCGGCCGGCGTTCCTCAATCTGGTGTTTCTTTCATCATCTTCCTCGTCGTCTTCCTCGTCCATGTCCGAGTAGGAGCTGTGGCAGTCGCTGTCGCAGTTCATCCCGAACTCTGAGTACTCACCCAGCCCAAGGGAGGAGGCGGGGGGCTTGCATAGCTGGCCGGCCCCTTTCAGGAGGAGGTCCGCCCTGCTCCCACCCCCCTTCTTGTTGTCCTTCACCAGCAGGACGGGGTGAGTGTATCCCACAGGAGAGgcatccaccaccaccacctccttgGCCCCAAAACCTTTCTCCACCCTGCCGTTGCTCCCCGtgctccccagcagcagcagagccTTGCCATTCTTGGTCTTGGGAGAGGTCACACCCTCGTGGTCCAGCTTGACCAGGAACTCTGCTCCCTTGCTGGCCTTCCTCCCTCTTTGCCCTCCGTCGTACGACTGCCTCTTTCCCCGGGAAGAGGTGTTGTTCCTGGGGCTGAGGGGCAGCCCTGCCTGGCTCCCAAAGCTGGAGTAGCCATTGGCAATGCTGCTGAAGGAGTCTACCTCGAAGGAGCTGCTGAAGATGGTCTTGGCTGAGGTGGAGGGAGGCGTGGAGAGTGGGTGCAGGGTGAAGCCCCCACTGCACGTCTCCTTGCTTTTGGATATCTTCCTGGGGTTCCCGTTGAGCTGGAACAGGTTCTGAAGGCCCATGCTCATCTTGTGGGGCATTCTCTTTTTGGGCAACGCCACTCCGGGCCAGCTCAGAagggggctgctgctgctgcttttacaCAGGCTTCCTGGAGCTGTGCTTTTTGTTCCTGAGTTGGCTGTCTTCTCATTAcctgcaataaaacatttttttgttacaaGATGGCTTTGTGAACCAACAAGgaacaaattaaaattaaaactatatAACAATATGGTCTACAATAGGTTTTAGAGAGCCTGTTTGGTATGGTGCACATATTGCCGAGTTAGCTGTACAATTGTCAACAGACAAGAGTTTAGTTGGTAAACTTCCTCttggttttaaaacaacaaaacttcaGCATCTCATTCTCAAATTCACAATCAGCTGACTGATGAAACTGGTCagtgttttaaaccttttaacaTTAAACCAGTGTTATAATTCAGCAACTGTAGGGTACTTATTTATCTTTATGGTTAGCATGGATGGCCCAAATATGGTCTTCCCCCAGTATTAAACATTAGGAGTTTGGCATCTATATTCCTTTATGGTTTGCACTGGTGTCCCCATAATTGTCTTCCCCAGTATAACAGCAGCCACTTGTTACCTGTCTTTCCCTTGCTGGCGGTCCTCCTTCCCTGGGTCTTGCCGGGCTCTGTGTGGCTCTGTCTCTCTGGGGAGGCTCGCTGAGTAGAGTACCCTTGCACAGTCTTCTCTACGGCAGCCTTGCGGCATCTCCGCCTCCCATTGGAGAGCAGCATGGCGGAGGGTGGCTCCGTACCTGCACAGAGACCACAGTCAAACCTCAAGCTCCCTGCACTGTGCGATCTAGAAGCAATCACTGAAATCAACGCTCTTTAAGCAATACTGAAGATCTAAAGGCAAAGGCCCTGTAGGTGTGTCTTACTGAATGTTTACAACAGCCGTTTTAGTAAATAAAACAGGGATATAGATTATGTGCAAAGGACTATGTGTTTGTTGATAAGGTTGGGAGCTGTAATTAGCTGTAATCAAGCTTGCACATGTGTGACTGCATTATTGAGCGACAGCCCAGCACAGTGTGCGGTCGTGTCAGTATCTGACAGTTGGattgacatactgtactgcagtccTGTGTCAACACAAAGCACTGGTGTGAGAGGAATTGATTGGTTCAGACAATTAAGATgcagaaggcttttttttttttttttggagattgTTCGATCCTTTACATAGAAACAGTGCAAAAGTGATATAgggtaatatatttattttctaagatGGATTCTGGAAAGTTGCTCATTAACagattgtaaaaaaattaaaaaaataaaattggacaAAATCTTAGAAACTAGGGAAATTCCTTTGCTGTACTTTGGATCTCAAGGAAAGACTCACTTTGGATCTGGTAGTCTGGGGGAAGCAGGCGGATGTTGGACAGTGAGATTTGTCCGCTGTCTCCGTCGTCAAACTCCACCATGACAGAGCCTTCCTTCTCCTCCTCACCTGGGCCCCCTGGAGGACAGACGGGGGTCACGCAGGGCGAGTCACTCCATGATTAACATTGCTCCTACCTCCCTCACCAATATCCACTACAACCTGTCAATACCTGTCGTCCTCGCTAAGCCATCCTTGAACCCCTCCCCCTATATTTCTTTCCCCTATTGTCAGCTCTCTCCTCTTCTCCACCGCTCTCTCATTCCCATTGGCTTGCTGGCTGAGTCACTGCTGACCTTGGGGAAGCTCTCTCCGGCCAGCTCCTCCTCCTGCTGCCGcttcctccctctccctcgctctccATTCTTTTCCTTCTAATCTTTCATATTTCTCACTTGACTGCTCTCGCTCCACAATACACAGATTGATTGTAGGGCAGTTAAGCAAACCTTCGCATCAAACGTATTCACGGCGAGGTGAAATATGGCATGTTGCATCAGGTACCACGGCAATAAAATACCAGGTAATATACCACCTTTTACTTTGTGTCAGAGGGCACCTTGTATACCTGTAATGGTTTACTGGTGCTCACTACAGCCCATCATTAACATCCCATGAAGCCCTGGTACTAAACACCAAATGCTAGCATCCTGCAGTGAATCATTTTGATCTTGCTGAACTTCTTACTCTTATTTAAATCACCCTATACTTTGGTAAAATGGCTGGTGTTGTTTTCTCATATGCCCCCTCACCTCTGCGCACGTAGCCCGGGTACAGACAGCGCGATCGCTCGCTCCAGTAGGCACAAACCCGGGTTCCTGACGTCAGCTCCTGCTCCGTCTGCGGCCGAACATCCAGCACctgtcagagacacacacactcagctaCTAAGATCCTGGTAAGGAAAGGCTCTGCAATATCTGGGGCTAATCTACTTCCAAGTGCATCAGCTAAATGCCTGGGCTTTGCAGTGTACAATAAATATTCAGCGCAATACAATGTGAAaggaattatatattaaaaacaagtaTTATATTTGTCATGGTTAGCACTGAAATATCTGCTGGTAAGGTGACCTGTGTTGTCTGTTTAAGACATCTAAAAGGTCAGACTCTGCTAGTTTTTTAGAAACCTGGGTTTTTAACAAACCCGCAGGCAGACCTGTTAAAATGACTTAAAAGTAACCGTGTCTGTAATGGCTTTCATGTCGAGAGCAAAATGTCATTCTCCTTCTGTAATCGAAGCATAGCAACGTTAAAGGCAAACAGCTGATAAGggaaaagaaagaacaaagacaaaacaaggaAATAGTGGTAGCTGTGGTGCGATCGACACTCTGGCACTACAATAGAGATGGAGCCGTGCTGGCTTTGtagcgcgtgtgtgtgtgtgagaaacagCAGCCTTAATCACATCGCCACCTCCGGAAGTGCTGAATGACTAATATAGATAATTTGGATCAGATTACAGCTGGCAGCAATGCCAAGCGTGCCAGGGCACGAGGAAGCACCAGCATCTGTGAGATGTCACTGTGAGGGAACGGCAGGCAGATCAAAGGGAGAACAGAACCGCAGTTTACTCAGGGAGGCAGCCCACAAGAAAAGCAACATACTAAATTAGCAGAGTACAGCTGCAGCGCGCGCCACTTCGACTGCAGCGCAGCCAGAGACTGTAGTGCAGTCAAGAATAGCTAATTAGATTCCTCTTCTTTATTTAAAAgacaactgcaataaaaaaaaaaaaaaagagagagagaggctggttTCCGATGTCACACAGTTAATTAGTGGTTTAACCAGGAACTGAACAGTGGGTGCTGTAGTGTTTAGTTTAGCTTTGCTCAGCTTTGTTaagagaggtgggggggggggggtcactttgCTGTGGGTGCTGAGAGATACCGGCGCAAAACTAAATCTCTTGTTTCCCATAAGATAGGACTCTTTCATCGTTTGGTCCAGATGTTGTTCGGCATCTACAGTTATCCATAatgggaatttaaaaaacaaaacaaaacaaaaaaaaaaaaacacacacacacacacacacacacacacacacacacacacacgtttactCCTAATCACTTTTGCAGATCGACTGTGAAGAGTAACTACCACCTCCGGCCAGCGTGTTTTCTTTAAGCTCTGTTGCTCTGCTGTGTCTCGACAGCTGGTTGCTGAGCTGGAAGCTGCTTAAATACCTGATTTTACCCAGTGGTGAAAGCAGGGAAGGGGAGG
This window harbors:
- the LOC121295460 gene encoding BAH and coiled-coil domain-containing protein 1-like codes for the protein MRAELLTFDLQRLATLAAARSLELGPSSPVPGRPCHVRRAFNLRRECSWTPRHEPVCPVKGAMDRMDSQEVEMRMRLADLQRQYKEKQRELAKLQRRHDHQKEEKSRSPARRGPGRPRKRKPAPGTVNTPGEGARRVKSLGAGLGLLCEELGGEVKRKKNKLSEFERLGTSQVKARCKQPGTQVALSSKQARKASQLKQNAKVQRRGSGGTPFRRRETHTPSSAPPRLSRGQGTPRAEQKRVAESRTQTDTGVSMDNVAQESWAERETFEMKRSGRKDGASLTRTTSATASHQPPRRPVARGRGRPGSRQPKQEMVTEKETSRSESESSEEEEEDEWSYDNDEDVDDIIAPPAKDPTPSTALLGPSPSSVVKLEANQKAKKKKERQGLLGSLQLPVAEGGEGEVKVRKRTPSRLEKRRNESRERDGEKRAKGLRQQQQEQGWTDPSARSSLYRASPRVHPSSTPSERLRKATRKNKTLQGSSKQKKSSVLGGALYPRRLECVSSKGKNNSNFRRKPLKGRAVSRLLESFAADEGFQIDEDSSFSEEEEEEEEEDGNKSAPLCSPRDRSSTPTVPNCTLTKESLVDGLKVLILKEDDLLYAAYIHTLQPPDIYSIMIEGERGNRPRIYSLEQLLQEAVLDVRPQTEQELTSGTRVCAYWSERSRCLYPGYVRRGGPGEEEKEGSVMVEFDDGDSGQISLSNIRLLPPDYQIQSTEPPSAMLLSNGRRRCRKAAVEKTVQGYSTQRASPERQSHTEPGKTQGRRTASKGKTGNEKTANSGTKSTAPGSLCKSSSSSPLLSWPGVALPKKRMPHKMSMGLQNLFQLNGNPRKISKSKETCSGGFTLHPLSTPPSTSAKTIFSSSFEVDSFSSIANGYSSFGSQAGLPLSPRNNTSSRGKRQSYDGGQRGRKASKGAEFLVKLDHEGVTSPKTKNGKALLLLGSTGSNGRVEKGFGAKEVVVVDASPVGYTHPVLLVKDNKKGGGSRADLLLKGAGQLCKPPASSLGLGEYSEFGMNCDSDCHSSYSDMDEEDDEEDDERNTRLRNAGRFLSQLSVSSTSSVSSSSSSSGSLSSSSLCSSDNDSSYSSEDEEDSTLLLQSCLSSHPSVPTALLQPPEPPANAGSFVAKAMTVSNSKPLKRKESPSSSSKTAKDLAKRQRLLSVDNGPKISNFLPARQLWRWSGNPTQRRGMKGKARKLFYKAIVRGKEAVHVGDCAVFLSAGRPHLPYIGRIESFWESWASNMVVKVKWFYHPEETKLGKRHRDGRHALYQSCHEDENDVQTISHKCQVVTLEEYECLSQGRKHHNGQDLYYLAGTYDPTTGQLVTAQGVSILC